One part of the Ictidomys tridecemlineatus isolate mIctTri1 chromosome 13, mIctTri1.hap1, whole genome shotgun sequence genome encodes these proteins:
- the Adnp2 gene encoding activity-dependent neuroprotector homeobox protein 2: MFQIPVENLDNIRKVRKRVKGILVDVGLDSCRELLKDLKGFDPGEKFFYNTSWGDVSLWEPSGKKVRYRTKPYCCSLCRYSTKVLASLKNHLHRHHEDEADQELVIPCPNCTFASQPKVVGKHFRMFHAPVRKVQNYTVNILGETKSSRSDVISFTCLKCNFSNTLYYSMKKHVLVAHFHYLINSYFGLRTEEVGDQQKASDTASVDRTPSSDRYYCKKCSANASSQDALMYHILTSDVHRDLENKLRSVISEHIKRTGLLKQMHIAPKPAARLAIPPSSGAPGIPAPPSCFRLTLPQNGQSPAVVQPVTVAPGSAGGLTHSPPAVAQPHVTLVSSPLPVCQSGLSLQPSTPQPVLLSHGVPLSQPVNPPVLPLTQPVGPISKSVGKSVLPMSQAVRPGVLPLSQPVGSVSRPVGPGVLPARPSVTPGVLQAVSPGVISVGQAAPSGVLPAGQMTPAGVIPGQTATSGVLPTGQVAQSGALPVGQTAPSRVLPPGPTVPLRVLPAGQVVPSGLLSANQPVSTGVVPVNQGVSSGVLQLSQPVTTGVLPVGPPARPGVLQLSPSVSTGVLPVSPPARAGASQSTTFLTSGSILRQLIPTGKQVNGIPTYTLAPVSVTLPVPAGGSMATVTPPQVPVQLLPSGTGAHMASSLPSLPSPQVLVSAAPSVFVQATPAPADANQVLRQAKQWKTCRVCNELFPSNVYQVHMEVAHKHSESKLCRVCNELFPSNVYQVHVEVAHKHSEVKVGEKLEPEKLAACAPFLKWMRERAVRCLSCKCAISEEELMRHLLMHGLGCLFCPCTFHDIRGLLEHSRTKHLGKKKLPLDYSNRGFQLDLDANGNLLFPHLDFSTILPREKLGEREVYLAILAGIHSKSLVPVYVKVRPQPEALPRAPSRQKLTCPFCFGTFLTAEAYELHLKERHHVMPTVHTMLRSPAFKCIHCCGVYTGNMTLAAIAVHLLRCRSAPKDSSSGLQIQPGFIESSELLLVNGEVIPDSTFPVKRKLPDGHVGVEDQRELEEPLLVLNTDVAPSPEKGTSVVPLKRQRNEGRTEGPTAGDDMLQVLVLDPKKYEGRSYEDKKQFLRDYFHKRPYPSRKEIELLSSLLWVWKIDVASFFGKRRYICMKAIKNHKPSVLLGFDMSELKNVKHRLNFEYEPQNS, translated from the coding sequence AGATACCGAACAAAACCATACTGTTGTAGCCTTTGCAGATACTCGACAAAGGTGCTTGCTTCCCTCAAAAACCATTTACATCGTCACCACGAAGATGAGGCTGACCAGGAGCTGGTGATCCCGTGCCCCAACTGCACCTTTGCCTCTCAGCCCAAGgtggtaggcaagcacttcaGGATGTTCCACGCCCCTGTTCGCAAAGTGCAGAACTACACAGTGAACATCTTAGGCGAGACTAAGTCGTCTAGAAGTGATGTGATTAGTTTCACATGTTTAAAATGTAACTTTTCGAACACCTTGTACTACAGCATGAAGAAGCACGTTCTGGTGGCTCATTTTCACTACTTAATCAACTCTTACTTTGGCCTGAGAACTGAGGAGGTGGGGGACCAACAGAAAGCAAGTGATACTGCTTCTGTGGACAGGACCCCGTCATCCGACCGGTACTACTGTAAGAAGTGCAGTGCCAATGCCAGCAGCCAGGACGCCCTGATGTACCACATCCTGACGTCTGATGTGCACAGGGACTTGGAGAACAAGCTGAGGTCGGTGATTTCAGAGCACATTAAGAGGACTGGGCTCTTGAAGCAGATGCACATTGCCCCAAAGCCAGCCGCCCGTTTGGCCATACCACCGAGCAGCGGCGCCCCTGGCATCCCGGCACCGCCATCTTGCTTTCGTCTCACCCTGCCACAGAATGGCCAAAGCCCGGCTGTGGTGCAGCCAGTGACTGTGGCCCCAGGCTCTGCTGGGGGTCTGACCCACTCCCCACCTGCGGTGGCCCAGCCCCACGTGACCCTGGTCTCCAGCCCTCTGCCTGTGTGCCAGAGTGGCCTCTCCCTGCAGCCCTCCACCCCCCAGCCTGTCCTCCTGTCTCACGGGGTACCGCTCAGCCAGCCTGTGAACCCCCCTGTGTTGCCCCTCACCCAGCCTGTGGGGCCCATAAGTAAGTCTGTTGGAAAGAGTGTCCTCCCTATGAGTCAGGCTGTCCGCCCTGGCGTCTTGCCCCTCTCCCAGCCTGTGGGGTCTGTAAGCCGACCTGTTGGGCCTGGTGTCCTGCCTGCCAGACCCTCTGTCACCCCCGGGGTTCTGCAGGCTGTCTCACCAGGAGTGATTTCTGTGGGTCAAGCAGCCCCATCGGGGGTCCTTCCTGCAGGCCAGATGACCCCTGCAGGGGTAATCCCTGGACAGACAGCAACTTCTGGGGTTCTCCCCACTGGCCAGGTGGCCCAGTCAGGGGCTCTCCCTGTTGGGCAGACAGCTCCATCTCGGGTTCTTCCCCCTGGTCCGACAGTGCCCTTGAGGGTTCTCCCTGCAGGCCAGGTGGTCCCATCTGGGCTTCTCTCTGCCAACCAGCCTGTCTCCACAGGAGTCGTCCCTGTGAACCAGGGTGTGAGTTCTGGTGTGCTGCAGCTTAGCCAGCCGGTCACCACGGGGGTCCTTCCCGTGGGCCCACCTGCAAGGCCTGGAGTGCTGCAGCTCAGTCCCTCAGTCAGCACTGGCGTCCTGCCTGTGAGCCCCCCAGCCAGGGCAGGGGCTTCGCAGAGCACTACCTTCCTCACATCAGGCTCTATTCTCAGGCAGCTCATCCCCACGGGGAAGCAGGTAAATGGGATCCCCACCTACACCCTGGCTCCAGTGTCTGTCACCCTGCCTGTGCCCGCCGGCGGAAGCATGGCAACTGTTACTCCACCGCAGGTGCCTGTCCAGCTTTTGCCCTCAGGCACAGGTGCGCACATGGCCAGTTCCCTTCCCAGCCTGCCCTCCCCACAAGTGCTGGTGAGCGCTGCCCCGAGCGTGTTTGTTCAGGCTACTCCTGCACCGGCAGATGCCAACCAGGTGCTGAGACAGGCCAAGCAGTGGAAAACCTGCCGGGTGTGCAATGAGCTCTTCCCGTCCAATGTGTACCAGGTGCACATGGAGGTGGCTCACAAGCACAGCGAATCCAAGCTCTGCCGGGTGTGCAATGAGCTTTTCCCATCCAACGTCTACCAGGTGCATGTGGAGGTAGCTCACAAGCACAGTGAGGTCAAGGTGGGCGAGAAACTGGAGCCCGAGAAGCTGGCCGCGTGTGCACCCTTCCTGAAGTGGATGCGGGAGAGGGCTGTGCGGTGCCTGTCCTGCAAATGCGCCATCTCAGAGGAGGAGCTTATGCGCCACCTGCTCATGCATGGCCTGGGCTGCTTGTTCTGCCCCTGCACCTTCCATGACATCCGGGGCCTCCTGGAGCACAGCAGGACTAAGCACCTGGGCAAGAAGAAGCTGCCCCTGGACTATAGCAACAGGGGCTTCCAGCTGGACCTCGATGCCAACGGCAATCTGCTGTTCCCTCATCTCGACTTCAGCACCATACTGCCGCGGGAGAAGCTGGGGGAGCGGGAAGTCTACCTGGCCATCCTTGCCGGGATACACTCCAAATCCCTGGTACCTGTGTATGTTAAGGTGAGGCCTCAGCCTGAGGCTCTGCCCAGGGCCCCCAGCAGACAGAAGCTGACCTGTCCCTTCTGCTTTGGTACCTTCCTGACGGCTGAGGCCTATGAGCTCCACCTCAAGGAGAGGCACCACGTGATGCCGACGGTCCACACGATGCTCAGGTCTCCAGCTTTCAAGTGCATCCATTGCTGCGGGGTCTACACTGGAAACATGACCCTAGCAGCCATCGCCGTCCATTTGCTGCGCTGCAGAAGTGCTCCCAAGGACAGCAGCTCAGGCCTGCAGATCCAGCCAGGTTTTATTGAGAGCAGTGAGCTGCTGTTAGTCAATGGGGAAGTGATTCCTGATTCTACTTTTCCTGTGAAGAGGAAGTTGCCAGATGGCCATGTAGGGGTAGAAGACCAGCGGGAGCTGGAGGAGCCATTGCTTGTCCTAAACACCGATGTAGCCCCAAGCCCAGAGAAAGGGACAAGTGTCGTGCCTTTGAAGAGACAGAGGAATGAAGGCAGGACAGAGGGGCCCACGGCTGGTGATGACATGCTCCAGGTCTTGGTGTTAGACCCTAAGAAATATGAAGGCCGTTCTTACGAGGACAAAAAGCAGTTTCTTAGAGATTATTTCCATAAGAGACCCTATCCTagcagaaaagaaatagaattgctGTCCTCACTCTTATGGGTGTGGAAGATCGACGTGGCTTCATTTTTTGGGAAAAGGAGATATATTTGCATGAAAGCAATAAAAAACCACAAGCCCTCTGTGCTTCTAGGTTTTGATATGTCTGAACTTAAAAATGTTAAGCACAGGTTGAACTTTGAATATGAACCACAGAATTCATAG